Proteins co-encoded in one Astyanax mexicanus isolate ESR-SI-001 chromosome 1, AstMex3_surface, whole genome shotgun sequence genomic window:
- the cdk8 gene encoding cyclin-dependent kinase 8 isoform X2 gives MCTAEKRSMKDDKDYALKQIEGTGISMSACREIALLRELKHPNVISLQKVFLSHADRKVWLLFDYAEHDLWHIIKFHRASKANKKPLQLPRGMVKSLLYQILDGIHYLHANWVLHRDLKPANILVMGEGPERGRVKIADMGFARLFNSPLKPLADLDPVVVTFWYRAPELLLGARHYTKAIDIWAIGCIFAELLTSEPIFHCRQEDIKTSNPYHHDQLDRIFNVMGFPADKDWEDIKKMPEHSTLMKDFRRNTYTNCSLIKYMEKHKVKPDSKAFHLLQKLLTMDPIRRITSEQAMQDPYFLEEPLPTSDVFAGCQIPYPKREFLTEEEPEDKADKKNQQQQGNNHTNGAGHTGNPDNSHAQGPPLKKVRVVPPTTTSSGLIMASDYQRSNPHAAYQNPGPSTSLPQSSMGYSTTSQQPPQYSHQTHRY, from the exons ATGTGCACTGCTGAGAAGAGAAGCAT GAAGGATGATAAAGACTATGCTTTGAAGCAGATAGAGGGCACAGGGATCTCCATGTCTGCGTGTAGAGAAATAGCT CTGCTTCGTGAGTTGAAGCACCCCAATGTGATCTCACTTCAAAAGGTTTTCCTGTCACATGCAGATCGCAAAGTGTGGCTTCTCTTCGACTACGCAGAGCATGACCTCTGG CACATCATTAAGTTCCACAGAGCCTCTAAGGCCAATAAGAAACCCCTGCAGCTTCCACGAGGGATGGTGAAATCTCTCCTCTATCAGATCCTGGATGGCATCCACTACCTGCACGCCAACTGGGTCCTGCACAGAGACCTG AAACCTGCAAATATATTAGTAATGGGGGAGGGGCCAGAGAGGGGTCGTGTGAAGATCG cggATATGGGCTTTGCACGGCTCTTTAATTCACCACTGAAGCCTTTAGCGGATCTGGACCCCGTGGTGGTCACTTTCTGGTACAGAGCGCCAGAGCTGCTGTTGGGGGCCAGACATTACACCAAAGCCATTG ATATATGGGCGATCGGCTGTATCTTTGCTGAGCTCTTGACTTCAGAGCCCATATTCCACTGTCGGCAAGAGGACATTAAGACCAGTAACCCATACCACCACGATCAGCTGGACCGCATCTTTAATGTCATGGGCTTCCCTGCAG ATAAAGACTGGGAGGACATTAAGAAGATGCCGGAACACTCCACGCTGATGAAAGACTTCAGAAGGAACAC ATACACTAACTGCAGCCTTATAAAATACATGGAAAAACATAAAGTCAAACCAGACAGCAAAGCATTCCACTTG CTGCAAAAGCTGCTCACGATGGACCCAATCCGCAGGATCACGTCTGAGCAGGCCATGCAGGACCCCTACTTCCTAGAGGAGCCTCTGCCAACCTCTGA CGTCTTCGCAGGTTGCCAGATTCCTTACCCCAAGCGAGAATTCCTGACTGAGGAGGAGCCAGAGGACAAAGCCGATAAA AAgaaccagcagcagcaggggAACAACCACACCAATGGGGCGGGACACACAggtaaccctgacaacagccacgCACAAGGCCCGCCTCTGAAGAAGGTGAGAGTGGTTCCACCCACCACTACCTCAAGTGGCCTGATTATGGCCTCAGATTACCAG CGTTCAAATCCACATGCTGCCTACCAGAACCCAGGACCAAGCACATCACTGCCCCAGAGCAGCATGGGCTACTCCACTACCTCCCAGCAGCCTCCACAGTACTCCCACCAGACCCACCGCTACTGA
- the cdk8 gene encoding cyclin-dependent kinase 8 isoform X1: MDYDFKVKLTGERERVEDLFEYEGCKVGRGTYGHVYKAKRKDGKDDKDYALKQIEGTGISMSACREIALLRELKHPNVISLQKVFLSHADRKVWLLFDYAEHDLWHIIKFHRASKANKKPLQLPRGMVKSLLYQILDGIHYLHANWVLHRDLKPANILVMGEGPERGRVKIADMGFARLFNSPLKPLADLDPVVVTFWYRAPELLLGARHYTKAIDIWAIGCIFAELLTSEPIFHCRQEDIKTSNPYHHDQLDRIFNVMGFPADKDWEDIKKMPEHSTLMKDFRRNTYTNCSLIKYMEKHKVKPDSKAFHLLQKLLTMDPIRRITSEQAMQDPYFLEEPLPTSDVFAGCQIPYPKREFLTEEEPEDKADKKNQQQQGNNHTNGAGHTGNPDNSHAQGPPLKKVRVVPPTTTSSGLIMASDYQRSNPHAAYQNPGPSTSLPQSSMGYSTTSQQPPQYSHQTHRY; the protein is encoded by the exons GAAGGATGATAAAGACTATGCTTTGAAGCAGATAGAGGGCACAGGGATCTCCATGTCTGCGTGTAGAGAAATAGCT CTGCTTCGTGAGTTGAAGCACCCCAATGTGATCTCACTTCAAAAGGTTTTCCTGTCACATGCAGATCGCAAAGTGTGGCTTCTCTTCGACTACGCAGAGCATGACCTCTGG CACATCATTAAGTTCCACAGAGCCTCTAAGGCCAATAAGAAACCCCTGCAGCTTCCACGAGGGATGGTGAAATCTCTCCTCTATCAGATCCTGGATGGCATCCACTACCTGCACGCCAACTGGGTCCTGCACAGAGACCTG AAACCTGCAAATATATTAGTAATGGGGGAGGGGCCAGAGAGGGGTCGTGTGAAGATCG cggATATGGGCTTTGCACGGCTCTTTAATTCACCACTGAAGCCTTTAGCGGATCTGGACCCCGTGGTGGTCACTTTCTGGTACAGAGCGCCAGAGCTGCTGTTGGGGGCCAGACATTACACCAAAGCCATTG ATATATGGGCGATCGGCTGTATCTTTGCTGAGCTCTTGACTTCAGAGCCCATATTCCACTGTCGGCAAGAGGACATTAAGACCAGTAACCCATACCACCACGATCAGCTGGACCGCATCTTTAATGTCATGGGCTTCCCTGCAG ATAAAGACTGGGAGGACATTAAGAAGATGCCGGAACACTCCACGCTGATGAAAGACTTCAGAAGGAACAC ATACACTAACTGCAGCCTTATAAAATACATGGAAAAACATAAAGTCAAACCAGACAGCAAAGCATTCCACTTG CTGCAAAAGCTGCTCACGATGGACCCAATCCGCAGGATCACGTCTGAGCAGGCCATGCAGGACCCCTACTTCCTAGAGGAGCCTCTGCCAACCTCTGA CGTCTTCGCAGGTTGCCAGATTCCTTACCCCAAGCGAGAATTCCTGACTGAGGAGGAGCCAGAGGACAAAGCCGATAAA AAgaaccagcagcagcaggggAACAACCACACCAATGGGGCGGGACACACAggtaaccctgacaacagccacgCACAAGGCCCGCCTCTGAAGAAGGTGAGAGTGGTTCCACCCACCACTACCTCAAGTGGCCTGATTATGGCCTCAGATTACCAG CGTTCAAATCCACATGCTGCCTACCAGAACCCAGGACCAAGCACATCACTGCCCCAGAGCAGCATGGGCTACTCCACTACCTCCCAGCAGCCTCCACAGTACTCCCACCAGACCCACCGCTACTGA